The Solibacillus sp. FSL W7-1436 genome window below encodes:
- a CDS encoding thioredoxin family protein, producing MEQWTKQQWEQNVQQHDQTAFFLYTPMCGTCEVSEKMLDVIEKLLPDLPLGMANINYLGDLPYELKIESVPCLIVSDNGELTDKIYAFKSVPFLYEILKK from the coding sequence ATGGAACAATGGACGAAACAGCAGTGGGAACAGAACGTACAACAGCATGATCAGACAGCTTTTTTCTTATATACGCCTATGTGCGGCACATGTGAAGTGTCGGAAAAAATGTTGGATGTAATTGAGAAATTACTCCCAGATTTACCACTTGGTATGGCAAATATCAATTATTTAGGGGATTTGCCATATGAGTTGAAAATTGAAAGTGTACCTTGTTTAATCGTTTCAGACAACGGGGAACTAACGGATAAAATTTATGCGTTTAAATCCGTACCGTTTTTGTATGAAATATTAAAAAAGTAA
- a CDS encoding toprim domain-containing protein: MGKCIVVEGRADKMRLLPILAEDVTIICTNGTISEVNLIDLLEDYEQDEIITMFDADKNGEKLRKLMNRAYPEATQLIIPHEYVEVEKTPTKILRDILLQAKFLVKEG, from the coding sequence ATGGGAAAATGCATCGTTGTTGAAGGTCGTGCCGATAAAATGAGATTACTTCCGATATTAGCTGAGGACGTGACGATCATATGTACAAATGGCACAATAAGCGAAGTCAATTTGATTGATTTATTGGAAGACTATGAGCAAGATGAAATTATCACGATGTTTGATGCAGATAAAAACGGTGAAAAGTTACGTAAACTGATGAACCGTGCATATCCCGAAGCGACACAGCTAATCATACCTCATGAATATGTGGAAGTAGAAAAAACACCTACTAAAATCTTAAGGGATATTTTACTACAGGCAAAATTTTTAGTAAAAGAAGGATGA
- a CDS encoding MFS transporter, giving the protein MTSNQRKKLALLMLNMFIAVGSFGIIIPIIPAYLKEIGQGGTAAGLIIAIFAFAQFLVSPIGGKWTDKYGRRPLINIGLLTLAISMFIFYFADSIWLLYLSRAIGGIGCAFLIPAIFAYVADITTMDQRAKGNSFISASMSLGIVIGPGIGGFLADFGLKTPLLVSAVVGLLAFVVSYFTLAESQEEKVEIPQDENSSMVKDIILSVKKPFFIPLIITLIMSFGLMSYETVLGLYVDDKFGATPQEIAFMVTSTGLVGVIMQLFVVDRLVKAIGEVNVLKLFLIVTASGFFLSIIAGSYTMFFAISLLIFLATSILRPVLTTLISKMAGNEQGFAMGMNNAYMSIGNIMGPLLAGALYDIDILYPFIAGLIILIFTIMLTFMWKGIKIQKAALKGGH; this is encoded by the coding sequence ATGACTTCAAATCAACGAAAAAAGCTCGCTTTACTTATGCTTAACATGTTTATTGCTGTTGGGAGCTTCGGGATTATCATTCCAATTATCCCTGCCTATTTAAAAGAAATTGGGCAAGGCGGGACAGCTGCAGGTTTAATCATTGCGATTTTTGCATTCGCACAATTTTTAGTATCACCTATCGGGGGGAAATGGACGGATAAGTATGGTCGTCGCCCGCTCATTAATATCGGACTGCTTACACTAGCTATTTCGATGTTTATCTTCTACTTTGCTGATTCCATTTGGCTGCTTTACTTATCACGCGCTATCGGCGGAATCGGCTGTGCATTCCTGATTCCTGCAATTTTTGCATATGTAGCAGATATTACAACAATGGATCAACGTGCAAAAGGTAATAGTTTTATTTCAGCCTCGATGTCACTCGGTATTGTAATCGGACCAGGTATCGGAGGTTTTTTAGCGGATTTCGGACTTAAAACACCGCTTCTAGTTTCAGCGGTAGTCGGGCTTCTTGCGTTTGTCGTTTCGTACTTTACATTGGCGGAGAGCCAGGAAGAGAAAGTCGAAATTCCACAAGACGAAAATTCATCAATGGTGAAGGATATTATTTTATCTGTGAAAAAACCATTTTTTATTCCACTTATTATTACACTGATCATGAGTTTCGGTTTAATGTCTTATGAAACCGTTCTTGGACTTTATGTAGATGATAAATTTGGCGCAACACCACAGGAAATTGCCTTTATGGTAACATCAACAGGATTGGTCGGTGTTATTATGCAATTGTTTGTAGTCGATCGCCTCGTAAAAGCAATCGGAGAAGTAAATGTATTAAAATTATTTTTAATCGTGACAGCTTCCGGCTTCTTCCTGTCGATTATCGCAGGAAGCTATACGATGTTCTTTGCAATTTCGTTATTAATATTCCTTGCGACATCCATTTTGCGTCCTGTCTTAACGACATTAATTTCAAAAATGGCTGGCAATGAACAAGGATTTGCGATGGGTATGAACAATGCCTATATGAGCATCGGTAATATTATGGGCCCTCTTCTTGCAGGCGCATTATATGACATCGATATCCTATACCCGTTTATCGCAGGTTTAATCATATTAATTTTCACAATCATGCTTACTTTTATGTGGAAAGGTATTAAAATTCAAAAAGCAGCATTAAAAGGAGGCCATTAA
- a CDS encoding NAD(P)-dependent oxidoreductase, with product MKIIVFGATGGVGQHFVEMAVKAGHTVTAFVRTPEKLKTKDVAIIQGDAFNADQVADAVLGHDAVISCLGSSTGVKKSNELETMGKNIANGMKKAGVKRLVYCASAGVDGEIPGVMGKLMMKMLANPLADHRAALNYYKTKDITYTIARPMGLKDEPLKTDYKEAFDTVPKGSSSIPRASVAHFMVKALDDAEYENKSVGLCS from the coding sequence GTGAAAATTATTGTATTCGGTGCAACTGGTGGCGTGGGACAGCATTTTGTTGAAATGGCTGTTAAGGCTGGTCATACAGTTACCGCATTTGTACGGACACCCGAAAAATTAAAAACGAAAGATGTAGCGATTATTCAAGGCGATGCATTCAATGCTGACCAAGTGGCTGATGCAGTCTTAGGACATGATGCGGTTATTTCATGTTTAGGTTCAAGTACAGGTGTAAAAAAATCCAATGAACTTGAAACGATGGGCAAAAACATTGCGAACGGTATGAAGAAAGCCGGCGTAAAACGTTTAGTTTACTGCGCTTCAGCTGGAGTAGACGGAGAAATTCCAGGTGTGATGGGTAAATTGATGATGAAAATGCTCGCAAATCCATTAGCGGATCACCGAGCAGCGCTTAACTATTACAAAACAAAAGATATTACGTATACCATCGCACGTCCGATGGGCTTAAAAGATGAACCGTTAAAAACCGATTATAAAGAAGCTTTCGATACAGTTCCAAAAGGTTCAAGCTCAATTCCAAGAGCCAGCGTGGCACATTTCATGGTAAAAGCATTGGATGATGCTGAATACGAAAACAAATCAGTTGGTTTATGCAGCTAA
- a CDS encoding acyl-CoA dehydrogenase family protein yields the protein MAHTTNSIIKGGGFLIEDVDINRVITPEDFTDEQKMIAQTTQEYVTNEVLPVVENLEHHEFDHSVRLLKTAGDLGLLAADVPEEYEGLGLDKISSALIAEKMSPAGGFSITHGAHVGIGSLPIVLFGNHDQKTKYLPKLASGALIAAYALTEPGSGSDALGAKTTAKLNEAGTHYVLNGEKQWITNAGFADVFVVYAKIDGDKFTAFIVERSFPGVSVGPEEKKMGIKSSSTRTLILEDAEVPVENLLGEVGRGHIIAFNILNIGRYKLGVGTVGASKRAFELAVAYTNQRQQFKTKLSDFNLTKEKIASMASHIYASESLNYRTVGYFEDRLSQLSDEEQKDGKSIAAAIAEYAIECSIAKVFGSETLDFVADEAVQLHGGYGFMAEYEVERIYRDSRINRIFEGTNEINRMIVPGTFMKKALKGELPLLQVAQELQNELLMLMPEEIGQGALEQEKYLVKNAKKIAVLAAGAAAQRYGAKLDAEQELLVNIANIANQLYAMESAVIRTQKAIERDGEEKAAQKILYTQIFCQEAFAEIEKEAKETLIASVEGDDARMILSALRKLTRNNPYNLIPKKREAAAKLIEAEKYVV from the coding sequence ATGGCACATACAACGAACAGCATTATTAAAGGTGGCGGCTTTTTAATCGAGGACGTGGATATTAACCGCGTAATTACACCGGAAGATTTCACAGATGAACAAAAAATGATTGCTCAAACAACACAGGAATATGTAACGAACGAAGTGTTACCGGTTGTTGAAAACTTGGAGCACCATGAGTTTGATCATTCTGTACGCCTATTAAAAACAGCAGGTGATTTAGGTTTACTAGCAGCTGACGTACCTGAAGAATACGAAGGCTTGGGCTTAGACAAAATTTCTTCTGCATTAATCGCAGAAAAAATGTCACCGGCTGGCGGTTTCTCAATCACGCATGGTGCCCATGTAGGGATCGGTTCATTACCAATCGTATTATTCGGTAATCATGATCAAAAAACGAAGTACTTGCCGAAATTGGCTTCAGGTGCATTAATCGCAGCATATGCATTAACAGAGCCAGGTTCAGGTTCGGATGCATTAGGCGCTAAAACAACAGCTAAGTTAAATGAAGCAGGCACACACTATGTATTAAATGGTGAAAAGCAATGGATTACAAATGCAGGCTTTGCAGATGTATTCGTTGTTTACGCAAAAATCGATGGCGATAAGTTTACTGCATTCATCGTTGAGCGTTCATTCCCGGGTGTTTCTGTAGGTCCGGAAGAGAAGAAAATGGGGATTAAATCATCTTCAACTCGTACATTAATTTTGGAAGATGCGGAAGTGCCTGTAGAAAACCTGCTAGGTGAAGTGGGCCGCGGTCATATTATCGCGTTCAACATTTTAAATATCGGACGTTATAAATTAGGGGTAGGTACTGTAGGTGCATCAAAACGTGCATTTGAATTAGCAGTTGCCTATACGAACCAACGTCAGCAATTCAAAACAAAATTATCGGATTTCAACTTAACGAAAGAAAAAATCGCATCAATGGCTTCTCACATTTATGCATCTGAATCTTTAAACTATCGTACAGTTGGTTACTTTGAAGACCGTTTAAGCCAGTTGTCTGACGAAGAGCAAAAAGACGGCAAATCAATCGCAGCAGCAATCGCCGAATATGCTATTGAGTGCTCGATCGCAAAAGTATTCGGTTCTGAAACATTGGATTTCGTAGCGGATGAAGCGGTTCAGTTACACGGTGGTTACGGCTTTATGGCTGAGTACGAAGTGGAACGCATTTACCGCGACTCTCGTATTAACCGTATTTTCGAAGGTACAAACGAAATTAACCGTATGATCGTACCGGGCACATTTATGAAAAAAGCATTAAAAGGTGAGTTACCGCTTTTACAAGTAGCGCAAGAACTGCAAAACGAACTATTAATGCTTATGCCTGAAGAAATTGGTCAAGGTGCATTAGAGCAAGAGAAATATTTAGTGAAAAATGCGAAGAAGATCGCAGTACTTGCAGCAGGTGCAGCAGCACAACGCTATGGCGCAAAACTGGATGCAGAGCAAGAGCTGTTAGTGAACATCGCGAATATTGCGAACCAATTATACGCAATGGAATCTGCAGTAATCCGTACACAGAAAGCAATCGAGCGTGACGGAGAAGAAAAAGCAGCACAAAAAATTCTTTATACTCAAATTTTCTGTCAGGAAGCATTCGCAGAGATCGAAAAAGAAGCGAAAGAAACATTAATCGCTTCAGTTGAAGGTGACGATGCACGTATGATTTTATCGGCATTACGTAAATTAACGCGCAACAACCCTTACAACTTAATTCCGAAAAAACGTGAAGCTGCAGCGAAACTGATCGAAGCAGAAAAATATGTAGTTTAA
- a CDS encoding thioredoxin family protein: MQEITTIEQFTELTSTEKPVIVKFFAGWCPDCTRMDMFIDPIIEEYNQYDWYSINRDNFPDLAEKYQVMGIPSLLIFKNGEKLAHLHSANAKSPAQVEEFLNAQA, encoded by the coding sequence ATGCAAGAAATTACAACAATTGAACAATTCACAGAACTAACAAGCACTGAAAAACCAGTAATCGTAAAATTCTTCGCTGGCTGGTGCCCGGACTGCACACGTATGGATATGTTTATCGATCCAATTATTGAAGAGTACAATCAATATGACTGGTATTCAATCAACCGTGATAACTTCCCGGATTTAGCGGAGAAATATCAAGTAATGGGTATTCCATCATTACTAATCTTCAAAAACGGTGAAAAATTAGCACACTTACATAGCGCTAATGCAAAATCACCTGCACAAGTAGAAGAATTCTTAAACGCACAAGCATAA
- a CDS encoding acetyl-CoA C-acetyltransferase translates to MREAVIVAGARTPIGRAKKGSLANTRPDDFGAVVVKEALKRAGYEGPVDDLIMGCAMPEAEQGMNVARLVGALAGLPDETPALTVNRFCSSGLQTIAYAAERIMLGHAKAIVAGGTESMSMIPMTGNTVRLNPKIAEEAPQYYIGMGHTAEEVANRYNVTREEQDAFAVRSHELAEKAIKEGKFKDEIVPVEVTEYFVDENNQLKEKVTIFDTDEGVRPGTSVETLAKLRPAFNVKGSVTAGNASQTSDGAAAVLVMDREEAEKQGMQPLAKFLGFAVGGVPPEVMGIGPIVAVPKALEIAGITQDQVDLWEINEAFASQSIQVVRELGIDMEKVNVNGGAIALGHPLGATGTILTVKLINELKRRGGKYGVVTMCIGGGMGAAGVFEVL, encoded by the coding sequence ATGCGTGAAGCCGTTATCGTTGCAGGAGCACGAACGCCAATCGGACGTGCGAAAAAAGGATCACTTGCGAACACTCGTCCAGATGATTTTGGTGCAGTAGTAGTAAAAGAAGCATTAAAACGTGCGGGCTATGAAGGCCCGGTTGATGATTTAATTATGGGTTGCGCAATGCCTGAAGCAGAACAAGGGATGAATGTTGCCCGCCTAGTTGGGGCATTGGCGGGGCTGCCGGATGAAACACCGGCATTAACAGTTAACCGTTTCTGTTCATCAGGACTGCAAACAATTGCCTATGCAGCAGAGCGTATTATGCTTGGCCATGCAAAAGCAATCGTTGCAGGCGGTACAGAATCGATGAGTATGATTCCGATGACTGGTAATACAGTTCGTCTAAACCCGAAAATTGCTGAAGAGGCACCACAATATTATATCGGTATGGGTCACACAGCCGAAGAGGTAGCGAATCGCTACAATGTAACACGTGAAGAGCAGGATGCTTTTGCAGTACGTTCACACGAATTAGCTGAAAAAGCGATTAAAGAAGGAAAATTCAAAGATGAAATCGTTCCGGTTGAAGTAACGGAATATTTTGTCGATGAAAATAACCAGCTGAAAGAAAAGGTTACGATCTTTGATACAGATGAAGGGGTTCGTCCAGGTACATCGGTGGAAACGTTGGCGAAATTACGTCCAGCATTCAATGTAAAAGGTTCTGTAACAGCAGGAAATGCTTCTCAAACTTCCGACGGTGCAGCAGCAGTACTTGTAATGGACCGTGAAGAAGCGGAGAAACAAGGAATGCAGCCACTGGCGAAATTCCTGGGATTTGCTGTCGGGGGAGTTCCACCGGAAGTAATGGGGATCGGTCCAATCGTAGCAGTGCCGAAAGCACTTGAAATTGCAGGGATTACACAAGATCAGGTAGACCTATGGGAAATTAACGAAGCATTCGCATCACAATCTATTCAAGTAGTTCGTGAGCTTGGGATTGATATGGAGAAAGTGAATGTTAACGGAGGGGCAATCGCATTAGGCCATCCACTAGGTGCAACAGGTACGATTCTTACAGTGAAGCTGATCAACGAATTAAAACGCCGCGGCGGTAAATATGGTGTTGTAACAATGTGTATCGGCGGCGGAATGGGCGCAGCAGGGGTATTTGAAGTTCTTTAA
- a CDS encoding sigma-70 family RNA polymerase sigma factor, protein MELEVFIRTHGEELLRLSYTYVKNKEMAEDIVQDVLLKAYEQRGQFRGDASYRTYLYRMTINRSYDYLRSWSYKNTILTNKIQGIFKGTKSPEQHVLERSENQLLGNAVLELPVKYREIIILYYYKELKIDEIAHLLSISDNTVKTRLRRGREKLRDQLKGGEWYDEFSSEASN, encoded by the coding sequence ATGGAGCTTGAAGTGTTTATAAGAACACATGGCGAGGAATTGCTTCGACTTTCCTATACATACGTGAAAAATAAAGAAATGGCAGAAGATATTGTACAGGACGTGCTGTTAAAAGCTTATGAGCAGCGTGGGCAATTTCGTGGCGATGCGAGTTACCGAACGTATTTATATCGAATGACGATTAATCGTAGTTATGATTATTTACGCAGCTGGAGCTACAAAAATACCATTTTAACAAATAAAATTCAGGGAATCTTTAAAGGGACCAAATCTCCAGAACAGCATGTGCTTGAACGAAGCGAAAATCAATTACTCGGAAATGCGGTTCTTGAGCTGCCGGTTAAATATCGTGAAATAATAATTCTCTATTATTACAAGGAACTGAAAATCGATGAAATTGCACATTTACTATCCATTTCGGACAATACCGTGAAAACGAGACTTAGGCGTGGACGTGAAAAGTTAAGAGATCAATTAAAAGGTGGTGAATGGTATGACGAGTTCTCAAGTGAAGCAAGCAATTGA
- the gcvH gene encoding glycine cleavage system protein GcvH has product MSTPKELRYSKEHEWVKIEDGKATIGITDFAQSELGDIVFVELPEVGDEISKDQPFGSVESVKTVSELYAPLSGKVVAINEELLDNPEYVNESPYGNAWMVTVELTSEAEVEELLDADAYTALIEQ; this is encoded by the coding sequence ATGAGCACACCAAAAGAGTTACGTTATTCAAAAGAGCATGAATGGGTTAAAATTGAAGACGGTAAAGCGACAATCGGTATTACGGATTTCGCACAATCTGAACTGGGCGATATCGTATTCGTAGAATTACCTGAAGTAGGCGATGAAATTTCAAAGGATCAGCCTTTCGGTAGTGTAGAATCTGTTAAAACAGTTTCTGAACTATATGCACCACTTTCTGGTAAAGTTGTAGCAATCAACGAAGAATTATTGGACAATCCAGAATACGTAAACGAATCTCCATACGGCAATGCATGGATGGTTACTGTTGAGTTAACTAGTGAAGCTGAAGTTGAAGAATTATTAGACGCAGATGCTTACACTGCATTAATCGAACAATAA
- a CDS encoding 3-hydroxyacyl-CoA dehydrogenase/enoyl-CoA hydratase family protein → MSYKIEKVAVLGSGVMGSGIAAHLANIGIPTLLLDIAPGELTKEEEAKGLTLDSKPVKNRFAVSAMQKLLKQKPAPLSSKKNLALITPGNFDDDLEKLKDVDWIIEVIVERLEIKKGLFEKIDAVRKPGTIISSNTSGVSINAMAEGRSEDFQAHFLGTHFFNPPRYLKLLEIIPANTTKPEVVSFMQTFSEDVLGKGVVIAKDTPNFIANRIGTYGLIVTMNEMIARNYTVGEVDSVTGPLIGRPKSATFRTLDVVGLDTFAHVATNVYDQTTGEEQAVFEESPVLKKMIANGWIGAKSGQGFFKKVGKEILQLNLSTFEYEPTTKLVAPSLEMAKQAKGPGGKLKVLIYANDRVGELLWNSFAPTLLYSGKLVGEIADDIIAIDNAMKWGFGWTQGPFEMWDAIGIEKSVAKMKEEGREIPEFVTGLLEKGLKTFYSEIDGDLAYYNGSEYVKVPVNEKAIDLKRYKKKHGVIKSNSGASLIDLGDGIALLEFHSKSNAIGLDIVQMINYAIDEVEKNFKGLVIGNQGKNFCVGANLAMILMEAQDDNIFELDFVIKSFQQAMRRIKYSTKPVVAAPFQMALGGGAEVCLPAAHIQASAETYMGLVEVGVGLIPGGGGNLGLYQKFIKGLPNGVDVDYQQIANKVFETIAMAKVSTSGEEARENNFLDFADGISVNPDHLIYDAKQAALALADAGYKAPVKKPVKVVGASGYATLLLGAQGMFDSGYITEHDLKIAKKLAYVIAGGKVPYGTEVSEEYLLNLEKQAFLELVADQKSQMRMQHMLVKGKPLRN, encoded by the coding sequence GTGTCTTACAAAATTGAAAAAGTAGCGGTTTTAGGTTCAGGGGTAATGGGTTCAGGGATTGCAGCACATTTGGCGAATATCGGGATTCCTACATTGTTATTGGACATCGCTCCGGGCGAACTAACAAAGGAAGAAGAAGCTAAGGGGTTAACACTTGATTCAAAACCTGTGAAAAACCGTTTTGCAGTTTCGGCAATGCAAAAATTACTGAAGCAAAAACCAGCACCACTTTCATCGAAAAAAAATCTAGCATTAATTACACCAGGTAACTTTGATGATGATTTAGAAAAGCTGAAAGATGTTGACTGGATTATTGAAGTAATTGTAGAAAGATTAGAAATTAAAAAAGGCTTATTTGAAAAGATTGATGCTGTACGTAAACCAGGCACAATCATTTCATCAAATACATCAGGGGTCAGCATTAACGCAATGGCGGAAGGGCGTTCAGAAGATTTCCAGGCGCATTTCCTTGGGACACATTTCTTCAACCCGCCACGCTATTTAAAATTACTGGAAATCATTCCGGCTAATACGACAAAACCGGAAGTTGTAAGCTTTATGCAAACATTCAGTGAGGATGTATTAGGTAAAGGTGTTGTTATCGCAAAAGACACACCGAACTTTATCGCAAACCGGATCGGCACATACGGCCTTATCGTGACAATGAACGAAATGATTGCACGCAACTATACAGTAGGTGAAGTAGATTCGGTAACTGGACCACTAATCGGCCGTCCGAAATCTGCGACATTCCGCACATTGGATGTTGTTGGTCTTGATACTTTTGCACATGTCGCAACAAATGTATATGACCAGACAACAGGTGAAGAACAGGCAGTATTTGAAGAATCACCTGTTTTAAAGAAAATGATCGCAAATGGCTGGATCGGCGCAAAATCGGGTCAAGGATTCTTCAAAAAAGTAGGGAAAGAAATTCTGCAGTTGAATCTTTCAACATTTGAATATGAACCGACTACAAAACTGGTTGCTCCATCACTGGAAATGGCAAAACAGGCAAAAGGTCCAGGAGGCAAATTAAAAGTTTTAATTTATGCAAATGACCGCGTTGGGGAACTGTTGTGGAATTCATTTGCACCGACATTGCTTTACTCTGGAAAATTAGTAGGTGAAATTGCAGACGATATCATTGCAATCGACAATGCAATGAAATGGGGCTTCGGCTGGACTCAAGGTCCGTTTGAAATGTGGGATGCAATCGGCATAGAGAAATCAGTCGCTAAAATGAAAGAAGAAGGCCGTGAAATTCCTGAATTCGTTACCGGATTATTAGAGAAAGGCCTGAAAACATTCTATTCAGAAATCGACGGCGACCTAGCATACTACAATGGTTCAGAATATGTAAAAGTACCGGTGAATGAAAAAGCGATCGACTTAAAACGTTACAAGAAAAAACACGGTGTGATCAAATCGAATTCAGGTGCAAGCCTGATCGATTTAGGTGACGGAATCGCATTACTTGAATTCCACTCGAAATCAAATGCAATCGGTTTAGACATTGTACAAATGATCAACTATGCCATTGATGAGGTGGAGAAAAACTTTAAAGGTCTTGTGATCGGGAACCAAGGTAAAAACTTCTGTGTCGGTGCCAACCTTGCGATGATTTTAATGGAAGCACAAGATGATAACATTTTCGAACTGGACTTTGTTATCAAGTCATTCCAGCAGGCAATGCGCCGTATTAAATATTCAACAAAACCGGTTGTTGCGGCACCATTCCAAATGGCATTAGGCGGCGGAGCGGAAGTATGTTTACCGGCTGCGCATATTCAGGCATCAGCTGAAACATACATGGGTCTTGTCGAAGTAGGTGTTGGCCTAATTCCAGGAGGCGGCGGTAACTTAGGCCTTTATCAAAAATTCATTAAAGGCTTGCCGAATGGCGTAGATGTTGACTACCAGCAAATCGCGAACAAAGTGTTCGAAACAATTGCAATGGCGAAAGTTTCGACTTCTGGTGAAGAAGCACGTGAAAATAACTTCCTGGACTTTGCGGACGGTATTTCAGTAAATCCGGATCACTTGATCTATGATGCAAAACAAGCAGCACTTGCACTTGCAGATGCAGGCTATAAAGCACCGGTGAAAAAGCCGGTGAAAGTAGTGGGCGCATCAGGTTATGCAACATTGTTATTAGGGGCTCAAGGCATGTTCGATTCAGGCTACATTACAGAGCATGACTTGAAAATCGCGAAGAAACTTGCGTATGTAATCGCAGGCGGTAAAGTACCGTACGGAACAGAAGTTTCTGAAGAGTATTTATTAAACCTGGAAAAACAAGCGTTCCTAGAACTGGTTGCAGACCAAAAATCACAAATGCGTATGCAGCACATGCTCGTAAAAGGAAAGCCGTTACGTAACTAA
- a CDS encoding arsenate reductase family protein, producing MTVKFIQYPKCTTCKKAQKWLDEQGVDYENIHIVEQTPSKEELKAIYEASGVPLKKFFNTSGMKYRELGLKDKLPTMSEDEQLELLASDGMLIKRPLVTDGKKLTLGFKESDFLETWK from the coding sequence ATGACAGTAAAATTCATCCAATATCCGAAATGTACAACTTGTAAAAAAGCGCAAAAATGGCTAGACGAGCAAGGTGTGGACTATGAAAATATTCATATTGTTGAGCAGACACCATCTAAAGAGGAACTTAAAGCAATTTACGAAGCAAGCGGAGTGCCTTTGAAGAAATTCTTTAATACTTCGGGCATGAAATATCGTGAATTAGGCCTGAAAGATAAACTGCCGACAATGTCCGAAGATGAGCAATTGGAGCTATTAGCATCGGATGGTATGTTAATTAAGCGACCGCTCGTTACAGATGGAAAAAAATTAACTTTAGGATTTAAGGAGTCTGACTTCTTAGAAACTTGGAAATAA
- a CDS encoding methionine ABC transporter ATP-binding protein yields MIDIQNITKVYNTKNGKLTAVDNVSLSINKGEIYGIIGYSGAGKSTMIRLLNGLEKPTTGSVIVGGQDIAKASGAKLREARQKISMIFQHFNLLWSRTVEENIAFPLEIAGVSKADREKRVEELIELVGLKGRGKAYPSQLSGGQKQRVGIARALANNPEVLLCDEATSALDPETTDSILELLLDINKNIGLTIVLITHEMHVIRKICNRVAVMEAGKVVEQGDVLQVFQHPQAPITKNFVSQASGETQETQASLEQIFANYPGGKIAKLIFAGATTEQPVISQMIKQFDVVVNIVHGKISNTTGGSFGTLFIHINGEPKAVAEALSFLAKQEIQTEVIEHV; encoded by the coding sequence ATGATTGATATACAAAATATTACTAAAGTGTATAACACGAAAAACGGTAAACTTACGGCAGTTGATAATGTAAGCTTATCGATTAACAAAGGAGAAATATACGGTATTATCGGCTACAGTGGTGCCGGTAAAAGTACAATGATCCGCCTGCTGAACGGTTTGGAAAAGCCAACAACAGGGTCTGTCATTGTAGGCGGCCAGGATATTGCAAAAGCTTCCGGGGCAAAATTACGAGAAGCGCGTCAAAAAATAAGTATGATTTTCCAGCATTTCAATCTGCTCTGGTCCCGTACAGTCGAAGAAAATATCGCATTCCCACTTGAAATTGCAGGTGTTTCAAAAGCTGACCGTGAAAAGCGAGTAGAAGAGCTGATTGAGCTCGTTGGTTTAAAAGGAAGAGGGAAAGCATATCCTTCACAGCTGTCCGGCGGTCAAAAGCAGCGTGTGGGCATTGCAAGAGCGTTGGCAAACAACCCGGAAGTGCTTTTATGTGATGAAGCGACTTCAGCGCTTGATCCGGAAACAACGGATTCCATTTTGGAATTACTGCTCGATATTAATAAAAACATCGGTCTTACAATTGTACTCATTACACATGAAATGCATGTTATCCGCAAAATCTGTAACAGAGTAGCGGTAATGGAAGCCGGAAAAGTTGTGGAGCAAGGTGATGTATTGCAAGTGTTCCAGCATCCTCAAGCACCAATTACGAAAAACTTCGTATCACAGGCTTCTGGTGAAACGCAGGAAACACAAGCATCACTAGAACAAATTTTTGCCAACTATCCAGGAGGCAAAATCGCCAAATTAATATTTGCCGGGGCAACGACAGAACAGCCTGTCATCTCGCAAATGATCAAGCAATTTGACGTAGTTGTAAATATTGTCCATGGTAAAATCTCGAATACAACGGGCGGTTCATTCGGTACATTGTTTATTCATATCAATGGCGAACCGAAAGCAGTCGCGGAAGCATTAAGCTTTTTAGCGAAACAGGAAATTCAAACGGAGGTGATTGAGCATGTTTAA